TTCTCCATTTTTTGTCTCTCCTTCAGATCTGACATGTCCATTTAGCCCTGCGCTTCCCTCGCCCGCCTTGGTCTTTTGGGTTCTCTCGTTTTGCCCTTCGTTCGCATTCGCCGAGCTTGGTTGAGATCGAGGtgcgatctctctctctctctctctctctctctctctcttcttcttcttctttcgttgCGTTATGCGTTTTGATCCGGAGCACTGGGCCGCTCGGGGACCTGGGGTATGGAGATAGCACTGCGTGTTTCGTTGACCCCTCattggaatctctctctctctctctctgctcgcTCTCTCTGTGTCCTGTTCGTGTTCAGGGCGGTGATGGATGATGTGGCGCAGGGTGCACATCGTCTTCTTCCCTTCGTTTCTTCGGTTTTATCACCGCCTGAATCTggcattttttgtttgtttaataaGGGTCGTTTCTTGCGTTAGGCACGAAAACTCCTAATTCGCATGTTAGTTTTCCAGGTTTTCTGGCCAGATCTACTCTCGTCTTagtacttttcctttttttcagttTCTCTGCATGCCATGTTGCTATTATTTTCCTGATGGCGTACCTCTGGTCCGTGTCTGTAATGTGTTCAAATCTTTTCGCTTTCTTCCTTCGGCTTGGTAGATGCGGGGGTACTCTAATTTTGCTTTTTGGTGGGCACAGTTTTGTAAAGGACACAAGTTCGAGATTTGAGCAGCAATTTGGCTGCATTTCACGCTGTCCATTGCTAAGAGGAGGTGTGCTTCCTGTAAAAGCATAGAAAataggatttttggaagaagatgtCTGTCTGTAATTGCCGAAGGTTTACAGCTGAGCAGGTTTTTCTCCTatgctttgaaaaaaaaagaagaagataaaaaaggcTGTTTTTAAGGGAATTTGGTCGACCTGTTTTAACCCACAGTGCCGAATGATTTGTTCGCTATAGTCTCAGTACATTACCGCATTCCAAGCCAGAAATTGCTGCCTTTTCtaaaagtttcatttgaatTCTGATACCTGAATTTCACCCACAGACTGAATTAATTCTATGTCTCTCTTTCTAGGTAGAATGTGTACGATTGGGACCATCGCTTCATTTATCAGTATTGGTTTTGTCAAATTTTCCTGAATAGTAATGGCGATGGCTTTCTGACCTGTCTTGCAGAGGAACAATGTCTCCTTGTGATACCTTGTGTTGAGGATTTGCTTCATTGGCCCCCATAAATTATTGTGCTCTCGTGACAGACCATCCAGTTGGAGCGCTGCTGTATAGTGTCATCATGGTTGCCACGGCTGCAACTTCTGCTTTCTTCGCAGTTCCTTCGCCAGATTCCATTGCCAAGACCACCAGACCAGGGAATGGGGTGGCAAGTGTGGGGCCAATGAAGTCGAAATCTGCTTCTGTTGGTTTGCAGATGAAGGCCAACGCACAAGCCCTTCCTAAGATAAATGGTAGCTCTGTTGGTTTGACAACATTTCCCGACATTAAGAAGACTGAGGATGGGACATCATCACCTCCCCCAAGGACCTTTATTAACCAGTTGCCTGACTGGAGCATGCTTCTCGCCGCTATCACAACCATCTTCTTGGCAGCAGAAAAGCAATGGATGATGCTTGATTGGAAACCAAGACGACCGGATATGCTAATGGATCCATTTGGCCTAGGGAGAATTGTTCAAGATGGTCTTGTGTTCAGGCAGAACTTTTCGATCAGATCTTATGAGATAGGTGCTGATAGGACGGCATCTATAGAGACACTAATGAATCACTTACAGGTACGGACCTTAGTTACAATCTGAATTAGTAATTTGGGATCTTCAGTTCATTTACTTATGCAGGCCGGCAAGCATGTTTTTTGTAAGTGAAGCTAATATTTGGCAGGttgctgtttttcttttgcttgagaCTTTTTTATTCCTTCCTGGCAGGAGACTGCTCTTAACCATGTTAAGACTGCCGGACTTCTTGTCGATGGCTTTGGTTCTACCCCGGAGATGAGTAAAAGAAACCTGATCTGGGTTGTCACTAAAATGCAGATTTTGGTAGATCGATATCCCAGCTGGTAAGCAAGAAATGTCTgacaaaaaaatggaagatgCATTCTTGGCTTGATTTTTTGATGCATTTCGTGACACATGATATTCTTGTTCTAAGGGTTGATCTCTTACTATGTTTTTAAGCCTTGAGATTAGGAACTGGCAGTGTGCTATAATGAACATTTAACCTAAGCTAGTTTAAAGTAGTGATGATTAACTGTGGGCAACTGCCTCCATGTAATGTAGGACAATATTTTGTGTTTTGACATGTTGCAGGTGAATGGGGAATTAGCTTACCTATCCAGTGACTCTTTTAAGCTATAGCCTATAATACCGTTTTCATgtaaatctgaagcattgaaCAGGTTTAAGGTCAAGCCAATTGGTTAGTTTTGACCTAAGATGTAAGGtgcttttggatcttcaaatctttACACCATGAGACTGGAAAAATTTAGGGCTTTGTTAGTGACTTGTGCAAGTATGTACTCTACACGGTTTTAGATTTGCATTCTTTCCTATTGCCTATAACTTTTAGTATACTTTAGCTTGCATCTTTCTAAAGTCTATATACACCTGATCATTCTGTCGcgcaatttgaaaattttgaagtttggtGACCTTCTAGAAGATGGGTATCGTATGTGGTATTAGGAGACTGGTGACCACCCTATTATTTTTGGCAAGTAAAGACTTGTGTTGTCGGACTTGATTGTTGTAACCAAGAATCGTGGGTTCTATGTGATGCATGAGAAGGTTTGATGTGAAGTGATTTTTGGGTTAATATGAGCaaatgacaaattattaaatgtTTATGTTGCTTGCAGGGGAGATGTCGTTCAAGT
This genomic stretch from Eucalyptus grandis isolate ANBG69807.140 chromosome 3, ASM1654582v1, whole genome shotgun sequence harbors:
- the LOC104436629 gene encoding LOW QUALITY PROTEIN: palmitoyl-acyl carrier protein thioesterase, chloroplastic (The sequence of the model RefSeq protein was modified relative to this genomic sequence to represent the inferred CDS: inserted 1 base in 1 codon); its protein translation is MVATAATSAFFAVPSPDSIAKTTRPGNGVASVGPMKSKSASVGLQMKANAQALPKINGSSVGLTTFPDIKKTEDGTSSPPPRTFINQLPDWSMLLAAITTIFLAAEKQWMMLDWKPRRPDMLMDPFGLGRIVQDGLVFRQNFSIRSYEIGADRTASIETLMNHLQETALNHVKTAGLLVDGFGSTPEMSKRNLIWVVTKMQILVDRYPSWGDVVQVDTWVCGSGKNGMRRDWHVRDLKXGETLTRASSVWVMMNKHTRRLSKLPEEVRGEIEPFFLNSPPVVAEDDRKLPKLDECTADFVRSGLTPRWHDLDVNQHVNNVKYIGWILESAPLPILETHELSAITLEYRRECGRDSVLQSLTALSGNGVVDDLENSAEVECQHLLRLESGGEIVRARTEWRPKPANNRGVAGEVSAESA